A single genomic interval of Verrucomicrobiota bacterium harbors:
- a CDS encoding alpha/beta hydrolase — protein sequence MTEFVLIHGGSHGAWCWSKVIDELEKLGHRGIAFDLPGHGEDFTPRETVTKDSYVEAASRFISELDSNRVVVVAHSIAGMILPDLASSLGKKLKEIIYVAAVVLQKSQRTIDLIPEDRRPSYFEMAVLSEDNSLLLDFDKAYSLFFSDLHEEEARSLYDRLTPQPFAVYLAPAREDPTSSYVPMRYILCTEDRVFPAPMCREWAGALGVPIEEIVSGHDVMLSHPRELANVLMHLRSPKEPTHQKGS from the coding sequence ATGACAGAATTCGTGCTCATACATGGTGGCTCTCACGGAGCTTGGTGTTGGTCGAAGGTCATTGATGAGCTTGAGAAACTTGGGCACCGTGGTATCGCATTCGATTTGCCGGGCCACGGAGAGGATTTTACGCCGAGAGAGACTGTAACCAAAGACTCTTATGTTGAAGCCGCGAGTAGATTTATTTCTGAGCTCGATTCTAATCGTGTCGTTGTCGTCGCCCATTCAATAGCCGGTATGATTTTACCTGATTTGGCCTCGTCTCTCGGCAAGAAGCTCAAAGAGATTATTTATGTGGCTGCAGTCGTTCTTCAAAAGAGTCAGAGAACCATCGATCTGATCCCCGAAGATCGAAGACCAAGCTATTTTGAAATGGCAGTGCTATCCGAGGATAACTCTCTCTTGTTGGACTTCGATAAAGCGTATTCACTTTTTTTCTCCGATCTACATGAGGAAGAGGCGCGATCCCTGTATGACCGGCTTACTCCTCAACCTTTTGCGGTTTACCTCGCACCAGCGAGAGAAGATCCTACGTCCAGTTATGTACCGATGAGATATATCCTTTGTACAGAAGATAGAGTTTTCCCTGCACCCATGTGCAGAGAATGGGCTGGGGCACTAGGTGTACCTATCGAGGAAATCGTCTCTGGTCACGACGTGATGCTCAGTCATCCCCGAGAATTGGCTAACGTCTTGATGCATTTACGTTCCCCAAAAGAACCAACTCATCAAAAAGGGTCATAA
- a CDS encoding NAD(P)H-dependent oxidoreductase, giving the protein MNIVFHPDLPGSRVNRIWKEQLEASGKITTSRDMYGEYPDFKIDVKHEQKLLEEHDRIVFQFPFYWYSSPPLMKKWLDDVLTYGFAYGRKGNRLRGKDMQLILSAGGQGKYYNGFDIYATIYDLLRPFQLTANLCQMNYMVPVWMYQADSVPEETIREYGLQWAEMIDDPARSNGRAFLEREPDETIV; this is encoded by the coding sequence ATGAACATAGTCTTCCATCCCGATCTGCCGGGATCACGGGTCAACCGGATCTGGAAGGAACAACTAGAGGCGTCTGGAAAGATCACCACGAGTCGGGATATGTATGGTGAATATCCGGATTTTAAGATCGATGTGAAACATGAACAAAAGCTTTTGGAGGAGCACGACAGAATCGTATTTCAGTTCCCGTTTTATTGGTATTCAAGTCCACCTCTCATGAAGAAGTGGCTAGATGATGTGCTGACCTACGGATTCGCCTACGGACGCAAAGGCAATCGCCTTCGAGGGAAAGACATGCAACTGATTCTCTCGGCCGGCGGACAGGGCAAGTACTACAACGGCTTTGATATCTATGCCACGATTTACGATTTGCTTCGACCGTTTCAACTAACGGCGAACCTCTGCCAAATGAACTACATGGTTCCCGTTTGGATGTATCAAGCGGACAGTGTCCCAGAAGAAACGATCCGCGAGTACGGACTCCAGTGGGCCGAGATGATTGACGATCCCGCAAGAAGCAATGGCAGGGCCTTTCTTGAAAGGGAACCTGACGAGACGATCGTCTAG
- a CDS encoding haloalkane dehalogenase, which translates to MRKLRTPDERFEGLPDYSFEPHYIDRLQGYENLRAHYIDEGSPNSEEIFLCLHGEPSWSYLYRKMIPIFTSAGARVIAPDLLGFGRSDKPTEEDVYTFGFHRNFLLRFIEELDLKDITLVCQDWGGVLGLTLPQEMPEKFKRLLIMNTGIMTGEVNEAFHEWKDFIESDEDTPIFEVFKRHAPGISDAEALAYEAPFPDKSYKAGVRKFPSLVASQPDFPGVNTSLKAIQFWSERWEGESFMAIGMRDKMLGPEVMLQMRDLIKGCPNPMEIPEADHFVQERGEPVARAALKHFGFRSPE; encoded by the coding sequence ATGAGAAAACTACGCACACCTGACGAGCGGTTTGAGGGGTTACCGGACTACTCCTTCGAACCACATTACATCGACCGACTTCAAGGCTACGAAAATCTTCGTGCCCACTACATTGACGAAGGAAGTCCGAATTCAGAAGAGATCTTCCTTTGTCTTCATGGGGAGCCGAGTTGGAGTTATCTCTATCGGAAAATGATCCCGATCTTCACCTCTGCCGGTGCACGAGTGATCGCTCCCGACTTACTGGGATTCGGCCGATCGGATAAACCGACTGAGGAAGATGTCTATACGTTCGGTTTTCATCGGAACTTCTTGCTCCGGTTTATTGAGGAGCTCGATTTGAAGGACATTACATTGGTTTGTCAGGACTGGGGTGGCGTTCTCGGACTCACTTTGCCTCAGGAAATGCCCGAGAAATTTAAACGATTGTTGATCATGAACACGGGTATTATGACCGGCGAGGTAAATGAGGCTTTTCATGAGTGGAAGGACTTTATCGAAAGTGATGAGGACACACCAATTTTTGAAGTATTTAAACGTCACGCTCCCGGTATAAGCGACGCAGAGGCCTTAGCTTACGAAGCACCATTCCCTGACAAATCCTACAAAGCCGGGGTCAGAAAGTTCCCGTCGCTAGTCGCAAGTCAACCCGACTTTCCCGGAGTGAACACCTCTCTCAAAGCGATTCAGTTTTGGAGTGAACGCTGGGAAGGGGAAAGTTTCATGGCCATAGGCATGCGTGATAAAATGCTTGGTCCTGAGGTCATGTTACAGATGAGAGATTTAATCAAAGGGTGTCCAAATCCGATGGAAATTCCGGAAGCAGATCATTTTGTCCAAGAGAGAGGTGAACCGGTGGCGCGAGCCGCCCTGAAGCACTTTGGATTCCGGTCACCGGAATGA
- a CDS encoding TetR/AcrR family transcriptional regulator, with product MLIYSLEEMETKQQIIRSALEVLKTQGTEGLTLRKVATHAQMSLGNLQYHYKNKSALFGGLAEHYFSECSEILRGYVPIGPESDLSTRLRHLIGSIFDHLDDLTDMCRIFRELWALATRDPEISFQLMDYYCVSRKEMEALFLEITSSPEGSSKIVTLLLPYFEGYSITHNAIEVRKDQVVDLLTELSMTLVD from the coding sequence ATGTTGATCTATAGCCTCGAAGAGATGGAAACCAAGCAACAGATCATCAGATCCGCGCTCGAAGTCCTTAAAACCCAGGGAACCGAGGGCCTAACCCTTCGCAAGGTCGCGACTCATGCCCAGATGAGTTTGGGGAATCTTCAATACCACTACAAAAACAAGTCGGCACTTTTTGGTGGACTTGCAGAGCACTACTTCAGCGAATGCAGTGAGATACTTCGGGGCTATGTTCCGATTGGTCCAGAGTCTGATCTTTCGACACGTCTTCGTCATCTCATCGGATCTATTTTTGATCATTTAGATGATCTCACGGACATGTGCCGCATCTTTCGTGAACTCTGGGCTTTGGCTACTCGCGATCCAGAAATCAGCTTTCAGCTCATGGACTACTACTGCGTGAGCCGGAAGGAAATGGAGGCTCTGTTTCTCGAGATTACTTCCTCGCCCGAAGGAAGTTCTAAGATCGTCACACTTTTGCTACCCTATTTTGAGGGCTACTCGATCACACATAATGCGATTGAGGTCCGTAAAGATCAGGTTGTTGATCTACTCACGGAGCTTTCTATGACCTTGGTTGACTAA